A region from the Sandaracinus amylolyticus genome encodes:
- a CDS encoding MFS transporter, which yields MSTGPATALRLRDLSSPPMRAFHITWIAFFLCFFAWFATAPLLPLAREALALTQAQMDALLVASLATTIVARPVVGWICDRVGPRRTYTVLLVVAAVPLLCMPLVDRYEILLALRLLNGLAGASFVVTSVHTARMFAPNCVGTASATAAGWGNLGGGVAHLAMPALLGMVIALGADEAWGWRYATVIPGVALLAWSFVYFAFTQDLPEGDQLALAREGKYVRPPPKALLSVARDPRVWLLALQYGACFGVEIALENAATLYFRDRFALGLAAAGAVAGCFGGVNIFARALGGWLGDRAGSRGGVRGRLGLLAIVLVVEGAALVLLSTLDGVESAVVVFVSIGLFVAMGAGATYAAVPLLHPKTMGAVSGWVGAGGNLGAVAAAVALGSGRMLDGSAFLTIGVGTIALAALTPIVIAIESNATVPESEPVPLPLPADDVAE from the coding sequence ATGTCGACCGGACCCGCGACCGCGCTCCGCCTGCGCGACCTCTCGTCTCCACCGATGCGCGCGTTCCACATCACGTGGATCGCGTTCTTCCTCTGCTTCTTCGCGTGGTTCGCGACTGCGCCGCTCCTGCCGCTCGCGCGCGAGGCGCTCGCGCTGACGCAGGCGCAGATGGACGCGCTGCTCGTGGCGTCGCTCGCCACGACGATCGTCGCGCGTCCGGTGGTCGGGTGGATCTGCGATCGCGTCGGGCCGCGCCGCACGTACACCGTGCTGCTCGTCGTCGCGGCGGTGCCGCTGCTGTGCATGCCGCTCGTCGATCGCTACGAGATCCTGCTCGCGCTGCGGCTGCTCAACGGGCTCGCCGGCGCCTCGTTCGTCGTCACGAGCGTGCACACGGCGCGCATGTTCGCGCCCAATTGCGTGGGCACCGCGAGCGCCACGGCCGCGGGCTGGGGCAACCTCGGCGGCGGTGTCGCGCACCTCGCGATGCCCGCGCTGCTCGGCATGGTGATCGCGCTCGGCGCGGACGAGGCGTGGGGCTGGCGCTACGCGACGGTGATCCCGGGCGTCGCGCTGCTCGCGTGGTCGTTCGTCTACTTCGCGTTCACGCAGGATCTGCCCGAGGGCGATCAGCTCGCGCTCGCGCGCGAGGGCAAGTACGTGCGGCCTCCGCCGAAGGCGCTCCTGAGCGTGGCGCGCGATCCGCGCGTGTGGCTCCTCGCGCTGCAGTACGGCGCGTGCTTCGGCGTGGAGATCGCGCTCGAGAACGCGGCGACGCTGTACTTCCGTGATCGCTTCGCGCTCGGCCTGGCGGCGGCGGGCGCGGTCGCGGGGTGCTTCGGGGGAGTGAACATCTTCGCGCGCGCGCTCGGCGGATGGCTCGGTGATCGCGCGGGCTCGCGCGGCGGCGTCCGCGGCCGGCTCGGGCTGCTCGCGATCGTGCTCGTGGTCGAGGGCGCCGCGCTGGTGCTCCTCTCGACCCTCGACGGAGTGGAGAGCGCGGTCGTGGTGTTCGTGTCGATCGGCCTCTTCGTCGCGATGGGCGCGGGCGCGACGTACGCCGCCGTGCCGCTGCTGCACCCGAAGACGATGGGCGCGGTCAGCGGCTGGGTGGGCGCGGGCGGCAACCTCGGCGCGGTCGCCGCCGCCGTCGCGCTCGGGTCCGGGCGCATGCTCGACGGCAGCGCGTTCCTCACGATCGGGGTCGGGACGATCGCGCTCGCCGCGCTCACGCCGATCGTGATCGCGATCGAGTCGAACGCGACGGTGCCCGAGAGCGAGCCCGTGCCGCTGCCGCTCCCCGCCGACGACGTCGCGGAGTGA
- the nirB gene encoding nitrite reductase large subunit NirB produces MRALERTGSRERLVVIGNGMAGIRCLDALLERAPGRFDVTVFSAEERTNYDRIQLSGVLLGEKGWDDVVLNDDAWYAERGITLHLGAKVARIDRERRVVVSENGIEAPYDKVLYATGSRAFVLPVPGRDLDGVYVFRTYEDCDAMIERAKTATRAAVIGGGLLGLEAARGLAAHGLEVTVVHLVSTLMERQLDAAGGEYLRRAIEQQGVHVALGKKTEEILADEDGRVRGLRFADGSTLDAEIVVMAAGIVPNAELAKSAGIECRRGVIVDDFLRTSDPDVYAVGECVEHRGLCYGLVAPLYEMGRVAAAHLAGETTAAYEGSVVSTKLKVSGVDVFSAGDPFGDGACEILRAEDSSAGVYKKVLFRDGKAVGAVLVGDATLSGSLDALVKGGTAVEGPRAAILFPELASAGGASASPDAAVAALPESATICACNGVAKGAVLCAIREQGLTTRKEVAACTNASRSCGGCGPQVESLLRLVHGDSVTAKPTKKTLCDCTSLSREEVIAAIHEQHLTSVRETMSVLGWAGDGCATCRPAINYYLTVAWPGENEDDPRSRFVNERVHANIQRDGTYSVVPRMYGGVTTPDELMRIAQVAKRFHVPTVKVTGGQRIDLLGVKKEDLPAVWKALDMPSGFAYAKGVRTVKTCVGSTWCRFGTRDSMGFGIRVERTFENLWTPAKVKMAVNACPRNCAESLVKDVGLIAGETEWEIYVGGNGGIKVRTAELLAKVESDDEAMDLIAAFLQHYREDATYGERTAHWVERVGIEAIRKAVVDDLENRAALVDRMEEALEARVEPWRERVTKLESGDEEMEREFAPLRLKLKVVA; encoded by the coding sequence ATGCGTGCACTGGAGCGGACGGGCTCACGCGAGCGGCTGGTCGTGATCGGCAATGGAATGGCGGGCATCCGCTGCCTCGACGCGCTGCTCGAGCGCGCGCCCGGGCGCTTCGATGTGACCGTCTTCTCCGCGGAGGAGCGGACCAACTACGACCGCATCCAACTCTCGGGCGTGCTGCTCGGTGAGAAGGGCTGGGACGACGTCGTGCTCAACGACGACGCCTGGTACGCGGAGCGCGGGATCACGCTGCACCTCGGCGCGAAGGTCGCGCGCATCGATCGCGAGCGGCGCGTCGTCGTCAGCGAGAACGGCATCGAGGCGCCCTACGACAAGGTCCTCTACGCGACCGGCTCGCGCGCGTTCGTGCTGCCGGTGCCGGGGCGCGATCTCGACGGCGTCTACGTGTTCCGCACGTACGAGGACTGCGACGCGATGATCGAGCGCGCGAAGACCGCGACGCGCGCAGCGGTGATCGGCGGCGGTCTGCTCGGGCTCGAAGCGGCGCGCGGGCTCGCGGCGCACGGGCTCGAGGTCACGGTCGTGCACCTCGTGTCGACGCTGATGGAGCGCCAGCTCGATGCGGCGGGCGGCGAGTACCTGCGCCGCGCGATCGAGCAGCAGGGCGTGCACGTCGCGCTCGGCAAGAAGACCGAGGAGATCCTCGCCGACGAAGACGGCCGCGTGCGCGGGCTGCGCTTCGCCGACGGCTCGACGCTCGACGCCGAGATCGTGGTGATGGCCGCGGGGATCGTGCCCAACGCGGAGCTGGCGAAGAGCGCGGGCATCGAGTGCCGCCGCGGCGTGATCGTCGACGACTTCCTGCGCACGTCGGATCCCGACGTCTACGCGGTCGGCGAGTGCGTGGAGCATCGGGGCCTCTGCTACGGGCTCGTCGCGCCGCTCTACGAGATGGGCCGCGTCGCGGCCGCGCACCTCGCGGGCGAGACGACGGCTGCGTACGAGGGCTCGGTCGTCTCGACGAAGCTCAAGGTGTCGGGCGTCGACGTGTTCTCGGCGGGCGATCCGTTCGGCGACGGAGCGTGCGAGATCTTGCGCGCCGAGGACTCGAGCGCCGGCGTGTACAAGAAGGTGCTCTTCCGCGACGGCAAGGCGGTCGGCGCGGTGCTGGTCGGCGACGCGACGCTCTCGGGCTCGCTCGACGCGCTGGTGAAGGGCGGGACGGCGGTCGAGGGACCGCGCGCCGCGATCCTGTTCCCGGAGCTCGCGAGCGCGGGCGGCGCGTCGGCCTCGCCCGATGCGGCGGTCGCAGCGCTGCCCGAGAGCGCGACGATCTGCGCGTGCAACGGCGTCGCGAAGGGCGCGGTGCTCTGTGCGATCCGCGAGCAGGGCCTGACGACGCGCAAGGAGGTCGCGGCGTGCACCAACGCGTCGCGCTCGTGCGGCGGATGCGGGCCGCAGGTCGAGTCGCTGCTGCGCCTGGTGCACGGCGACTCGGTGACCGCGAAGCCGACCAAGAAGACGCTCTGCGACTGCACGTCGCTCTCGCGCGAAGAGGTGATCGCCGCGATCCACGAGCAGCACCTCACGTCGGTGCGCGAGACGATGAGCGTGCTCGGCTGGGCCGGCGACGGATGCGCGACGTGCCGCCCCGCGATCAACTACTACCTGACCGTCGCGTGGCCCGGTGAGAACGAGGACGATCCGCGCTCGCGCTTCGTGAACGAGCGCGTCCACGCGAACATCCAGCGCGACGGAACGTACTCGGTCGTGCCGCGCATGTACGGCGGCGTGACGACGCCCGACGAGCTCATGCGCATCGCGCAGGTCGCGAAGCGCTTCCACGTGCCGACGGTGAAGGTCACGGGCGGTCAGCGCATCGACCTCCTCGGCGTGAAGAAGGAGGACCTCCCCGCGGTCTGGAAGGCGCTCGACATGCCGTCGGGCTTCGCCTACGCGAAGGGCGTCCGCACCGTGAAGACCTGCGTCGGCTCGACGTGGTGTCGCTTCGGGACGCGCGACTCGATGGGCTTCGGCATCCGCGTCGAGCGCACGTTCGAGAACCTGTGGACGCCCGCCAAGGTGAAGATGGCGGTCAATGCGTGCCCGCGGAATTGCGCCGAATCGCTGGTCAAAGACGTCGGCCTGATCGCGGGCGAGACCGAGTGGGAGATCTACGTCGGCGGCAACGGCGGCATCAAGGTGCGCACCGCCGAGCTGCTCGCGAAGGTCGAGAGCGACGACGAGGCGATGGACCTGATCGCCGCGTTCCTGCAGCACTACCGCGAGGACGCGACCTACGGGGAGCGCACCGCGCACTGGGTCGAGCGCGTCGGCATCGAGGCGATCCGCAAGGCGGTCGTCGACGATCTCGAGAACCGCGCGGCGCTGGTCGATCGCATGGAGGAGGCGCTCGAAGCGCGCGTCGAGCCGTGGCGCGAGCGCGTGACGAAGCTGGAGTCGGGCGACGAGGAGATGGAGCGCGAGTTCGCGCCGCTCCGCTTGAAGCTGAAGGTGGTCGCATGA
- a CDS encoding molybdopterin oxidoreductase family protein gives MSRRLSVVTVPSETRTHCPYCAFQCGMVITSGKDVATTVRADPDFPVNRGQMCIKGFTSAALLDHAERITTPLVRNAQGRLEPASWDDALSRVIDGIRRIQETHGNDAVAAFGSGALTNEKAYLLGKFVRVALRSSQIDYNGRYCMASGAAGQNRAFGIDRGLPFPVSDIARTRTLVLWGSNAADTLPPLMQWITAQREGGESIVVDPRRTETARGATLHLQLTPGSDLALANGLLHLAIEQGLIDREYIDARTVGFDDVRRKVLEFPPSRVERITGVSASDMQRAIDLIAKSESAMLLSGRGPEQQSKGADTVSALCNLMLALGKVGKPYSGYGTLTGQGNGQGGREHGQKADQLPGYRLIERESDREAVAAVWGVAPETLPRKGRSAYELLDAMGRKGSDGVHGLLVFGSNVAVASPSSTSIEKKLAQLELLVVADAFLNETSAHAHVVLPVTQWAEETGTTTNFEGRVILRRKMRDAPAGPRSDLAILCDLAERLGAGDKFTTSAPEAVFEELGRATRGAMADYSGITHARIDREQGVFWPCPDASHPGTPRLFAERFHHSDGKARFVAVDHRAAGEEPDSTYPLWFTTGRYKEHYNSGAQTRRVGELVDAQPEPRVQVHPWLASRLGIGDGERLLVESRRGSVVFRIALSPDVRPDTLFAPFHWGGRHAANVLTNPALDPTSRMPEFKVCAVRARIDGGSSHLRVVR, from the coding sequence ATGTCGCGCCGGCTCAGCGTCGTCACCGTGCCGTCGGAGACGCGCACACACTGCCCGTACTGCGCGTTCCAGTGCGGGATGGTGATCACGTCCGGCAAGGACGTGGCGACGACGGTGCGCGCCGATCCGGACTTCCCGGTGAACCGCGGACAGATGTGCATCAAGGGGTTCACGTCCGCCGCGCTCCTCGATCACGCGGAGCGCATCACGACGCCGCTGGTGCGCAATGCGCAGGGTCGCCTCGAGCCGGCGAGCTGGGACGACGCGCTCTCGCGCGTGATCGACGGTATCCGTCGAATCCAGGAGACGCACGGAAACGACGCGGTCGCGGCGTTCGGGAGTGGCGCGCTCACGAACGAGAAGGCGTATCTCCTCGGGAAATTCGTGCGCGTCGCGCTGCGATCATCGCAGATCGACTACAACGGTCGATATTGCATGGCGTCGGGCGCGGCGGGACAGAACCGCGCGTTCGGCATCGATCGCGGGCTGCCTTTTCCGGTCAGCGACATCGCGCGGACTCGCACGCTCGTGCTCTGGGGATCGAACGCGGCCGACACGCTGCCTCCGCTGATGCAGTGGATCACGGCGCAGCGCGAGGGCGGTGAGTCGATCGTCGTCGACCCGCGGCGCACCGAGACGGCGCGTGGCGCGACGCTGCACCTCCAGCTCACGCCGGGCTCCGATCTCGCGCTCGCGAACGGCTTGCTCCACCTGGCGATCGAACAGGGCCTCATCGATCGCGAGTACATCGACGCGCGCACCGTCGGGTTCGACGACGTGCGCCGCAAGGTGCTCGAATTCCCGCCCTCGCGCGTCGAGCGCATCACCGGCGTGTCGGCGAGCGACATGCAGCGCGCGATCGATCTGATCGCGAAGAGCGAGAGCGCGATGCTGCTGTCGGGGCGCGGGCCCGAGCAGCAGTCGAAGGGCGCGGACACCGTCTCTGCGCTCTGCAATCTGATGCTCGCCCTCGGCAAGGTGGGAAAGCCGTACAGCGGATATGGCACGCTCACCGGACAAGGAAATGGTCAGGGCGGGCGCGAGCACGGACAAAAAGCGGATCAGCTCCCCGGATATCGACTGATCGAGCGCGAGAGTGATCGCGAGGCCGTCGCTGCGGTCTGGGGCGTCGCGCCGGAGACCCTGCCGCGCAAGGGACGCAGCGCGTACGAGCTGCTCGACGCGATGGGCAGGAAGGGCAGCGACGGAGTCCACGGACTGCTCGTGTTCGGCTCGAACGTGGCGGTCGCGTCGCCGAGCTCGACGTCGATCGAGAAGAAGCTCGCGCAGCTCGAGCTGCTCGTCGTCGCGGACGCGTTCCTCAACGAGACGTCGGCGCACGCGCACGTGGTGCTCCCGGTGACCCAGTGGGCCGAGGAGACGGGCACCACGACGAATTTCGAAGGACGCGTGATCTTGCGGCGCAAGATGCGCGACGCGCCGGCGGGGCCGCGCTCCGATCTCGCGATCCTGTGCGACCTCGCGGAGCGGCTCGGCGCGGGCGACAAGTTCACGACCTCGGCGCCCGAAGCGGTGTTCGAGGAGCTCGGCCGCGCGACGCGCGGCGCGATGGCGGACTACAGCGGGATCACGCACGCGCGGATCGACCGCGAACAGGGCGTGTTCTGGCCCTGCCCCGACGCGAGCCATCCCGGCACTCCGCGCCTCTTCGCCGAACGATTCCATCACTCCGACGGAAAGGCACGCTTCGTCGCGGTCGATCATCGCGCGGCCGGTGAAGAGCCGGACTCGACCTATCCGCTCTGGTTCACGACCGGCCGCTACAAAGAGCACTACAACTCCGGCGCTCAGACTCGACGCGTCGGAGAGCTCGTCGACGCGCAGCCCGAGCCGCGCGTGCAGGTGCACCCGTGGCTCGCGAGCAGACTCGGGATCGGCGACGGCGAGCGCCTGCTCGTCGAGAGCCGTCGCGGGAGCGTCGTGTTCCGCATCGCGCTGAGCCCGGACGTGCGCCCCGACACGCTGTTCGCGCCCTTCCACTGGGGCGGGCGACACGCGGCGAACGTGCTCACGAATCCCGCGCTCGATCCCACGAGCCGAATGCCGGAGTTCAAGGTCTGCGCGGTGCGCGCGCGCATCGATGGTGGCTCCTCCCATCTGCGAGTGGTCCGTTGA
- a CDS encoding FUSC family protein translates to MSDRAGVHGMLRAAAHELEMRASGAASRAWHRLVSEMPLLVPKTLAATTAWFLASLVADHAEPFFAPIAAVVALNAPLGHRGVNAFRVVIGIVIGILVGTAAFHIVGGGYGTLTLATFAAMAIATMLVGARAAIGQSASGAILTVVAARSDVGSNHLEDALIGAGVALVFSQFLFSPEPVRLLRRVESTTLHEMSIGLALTADAFERAADRPRLLQRALDALHSVRMRLAELEEASAASDATARHSPIWRFLRRGRLATAREDAERLDMLGASCLMLARMLPSVTLDERRRLAPRLRDLADALAELAEAPDASDARARAAERVLAITRAANGIDPMMDPYDAAARVAVRTIADDLIAFAQIAPKRS, encoded by the coding sequence ATGAGCGACCGGGCAGGAGTACACGGCATGCTGCGCGCCGCGGCGCACGAGCTCGAGATGCGCGCATCCGGCGCTGCTTCGCGCGCGTGGCATCGGCTCGTGAGCGAGATGCCGCTGCTCGTGCCGAAGACGCTCGCCGCGACGACGGCGTGGTTCCTCGCCTCGCTCGTCGCCGATCACGCGGAGCCCTTCTTCGCGCCGATCGCGGCGGTGGTCGCGCTCAACGCGCCGCTCGGTCATCGCGGGGTGAACGCGTTTCGCGTCGTCATCGGCATCGTGATCGGGATCCTCGTCGGGACTGCCGCGTTCCACATCGTCGGTGGTGGCTACGGAACGCTCACGCTCGCGACGTTCGCGGCGATGGCGATCGCGACGATGCTCGTCGGTGCACGCGCGGCGATCGGGCAGTCCGCGAGCGGCGCGATCCTCACGGTGGTCGCGGCACGGAGCGACGTCGGCTCGAACCACCTCGAAGATGCGCTGATCGGCGCGGGCGTCGCGCTCGTGTTCAGTCAGTTCCTCTTCTCGCCCGAGCCGGTGCGCCTCCTGCGGCGCGTCGAGTCGACGACGCTGCACGAGATGTCGATCGGGCTCGCGCTCACCGCCGACGCGTTCGAGCGCGCGGCGGATCGCCCTCGCCTGCTGCAGCGCGCGCTCGACGCGCTGCACTCGGTGAGGATGCGGCTGGCGGAGCTCGAGGAGGCGAGCGCCGCGAGCGACGCGACAGCACGACACTCACCGATCTGGCGGTTCTTGCGCCGGGGCCGGCTCGCGACGGCGCGCGAGGATGCGGAGCGCCTCGACATGCTCGGCGCGAGCTGCTTGATGCTCGCGAGGATGCTGCCCTCGGTCACGCTCGACGAGCGGCGTCGTCTCGCGCCGCGGCTCCGTGACCTCGCGGACGCGCTCGCGGAGCTCGCCGAGGCACCCGACGCGTCCGATGCGCGAGCGCGTGCAGCCGAGCGCGTCCTCGCGATCACGCGCGCGGCGAACGGCATCGATCCGATGATGGATCCGTACGACGCGGCGGCGCGCGTCGCGGTGCGCACGATCGCGGACGATCTGATCGCGTTCGCGCAGATCGCGCCGAAACGCTCGTGA
- a CDS encoding amidohydrolase family protein, whose amino-acid sequence MSLDVPVLDAHVHLWDPRTTPRIVSPAVKLLGFSDRVLHGVGSRLFPQRDLDFVGRTEHVLSSFLPGHLRLDHASEDVRGFVHVEASWRARDPMRYADETRWLEALCGSELRAIVGNADLAHPRLDALLQAHRSASTRVVGVRDKLAYSHDPKIATWAKSADRMRDPAWRHGYARLGERGLTFDAWMYAPQLRELEALVRDVPGTRVVLDHLGTPIGLGGPDGARVAAAWHEDLARLAQHRHVHAKISGLTMPIVGFGLHTRATPPSASELADLLGPHVEHALRVFGVERCFFASNFPMDKVSAPWATLFDAFAQLTSARTRDERRALFHDNALRFYGVAGVE is encoded by the coding sequence ATGAGCCTCGACGTTCCCGTCCTCGACGCGCACGTGCACCTCTGGGATCCGCGCACGACCCCGCGAATCGTCTCGCCCGCGGTGAAGCTCCTCGGGTTCTCGGATCGTGTGCTCCACGGCGTGGGATCGCGCCTCTTCCCGCAGCGCGATCTCGACTTCGTCGGTCGCACCGAGCACGTGCTCTCGAGCTTCCTGCCCGGCCACCTGCGGCTCGATCACGCGAGCGAGGACGTGCGCGGCTTCGTGCACGTCGAGGCGAGCTGGCGAGCGCGCGATCCGATGCGCTACGCCGACGAGACACGCTGGCTCGAGGCGCTCTGCGGATCCGAGCTGCGCGCGATCGTCGGGAACGCGGACCTCGCGCATCCGCGGCTCGACGCGCTCTTGCAAGCGCATCGCTCGGCGAGCACGCGCGTCGTCGGGGTGCGCGACAAGCTCGCGTACTCGCACGATCCGAAGATCGCGACGTGGGCGAAGTCGGCCGATCGCATGCGCGATCCTGCGTGGCGTCACGGCTACGCGCGGCTCGGCGAGCGCGGGCTGACGTTCGACGCGTGGATGTACGCACCGCAGCTGCGCGAGCTCGAGGCGCTCGTTCGCGACGTGCCGGGCACGCGCGTGGTGCTCGATCACCTCGGCACGCCCATCGGGCTCGGCGGGCCGGACGGCGCGCGCGTCGCGGCGGCGTGGCACGAGGATCTCGCGCGTCTCGCGCAGCACCGTCACGTGCACGCGAAGATCAGCGGGCTGACGATGCCGATCGTCGGCTTCGGGCTGCACACGCGCGCGACCCCGCCGAGCGCGTCGGAGCTCGCGGACCTGCTCGGCCCGCACGTCGAGCACGCGCTGCGGGTGTTCGGCGTCGAGCGCTGCTTTTTCGCGTCGAACTTCCCGATGGACAAGGTGAGCGCGCCCTGGGCGACGCTCTTCGATGCGTTCGCGCAGCTCACGTCGGCTCGCACCCGGGACGAGCGTCGCGCGCTGTTCCACGACAACGCGCTCCGTTTCTACGGCGTCGCCGGCGTGGAGTGA
- the nirD gene encoding nitrite reductase small subunit NirD: MSIETSMDERRWVRACAVGEIPAGGGRQVTIDGVEIAVFRTSAGKIFAVVDRCPHKGGVLSEGIVAGERVVCPMHGWQIELQSGSAVAPDKGCVSKFPVDVRGEHVYLDVTPSDSSVVPEGALTSRRPIVCDHEAPLLEVTRASERVVALSADDLRARYAVRDVPTYVTTMMFGFSRPVQWSGVRLCDVLEDVGGDALGATVTLHAGGTERALSRRHAIDPRTMLVFEMNGAPLAPEHGGPLRLVAPFLAGHESVKRLARIELCGAAISEPVLSAPVARKESA; the protein is encoded by the coding sequence ATGAGCATCGAGACGAGCATGGACGAGCGTCGCTGGGTGCGCGCCTGCGCGGTGGGCGAGATCCCCGCAGGGGGCGGACGGCAGGTGACGATCGACGGAGTCGAGATCGCGGTGTTCCGCACGAGCGCGGGCAAGATCTTCGCGGTCGTCGATCGCTGCCCGCACAAGGGCGGCGTGCTGAGCGAGGGAATCGTCGCGGGAGAGCGCGTCGTGTGCCCGATGCACGGCTGGCAGATCGAGCTGCAGAGCGGCTCTGCGGTCGCGCCGGACAAGGGCTGTGTGTCGAAGTTCCCGGTCGACGTCCGCGGGGAGCACGTCTATCTCGACGTGACGCCGAGCGACTCGAGCGTGGTGCCCGAAGGCGCGCTCACGTCACGCCGGCCGATCGTGTGCGATCACGAGGCTCCGCTGCTCGAGGTGACGCGCGCGTCGGAGCGCGTCGTCGCGCTGAGCGCCGACGATCTGCGCGCGCGCTACGCGGTGCGTGACGTGCCGACCTACGTCACGACGATGATGTTCGGGTTCTCGAGGCCCGTGCAGTGGAGCGGCGTACGCCTCTGCGACGTGCTCGAGGACGTCGGAGGCGACGCGCTCGGCGCGACGGTGACGCTCCATGCCGGAGGCACCGAGCGCGCGCTCTCGCGACGCCACGCGATCGATCCGCGCACGATGCTGGTGTTCGAGATGAACGGCGCGCCGCTCGCGCCCGAGCACGGCGGACCGCTGCGCCTCGTCGCGCCGTTCCTCGCGGGGCACGAGAGCGTGAAGCGGCTCGCGCGCATCGAGCTCTGCGGAGCAGCGATCTCCGAGCCCGTCCTCTCCGCACCGGTGGCACGCAAAGAGAGCGCGTGA
- a CDS encoding FAD-dependent oxidoreductase, whose protein sequence is MKSKKKQLAIIGNGMAASRLLDDLVARDATDRYDITVFGEEPGGAYNRVLLGRVLSGEEPDAIVMKTPRWYEDRGVRLVSTATVTKLDTASRRLQLKNGDEHPYDVAVMATGSVPLVPPLAGVFGLGGELKKGAFVYRTLDDCARIRAHVRPGDNAVVLGGGLLGLEAAKVLCDAGLHVTVVHLAQGLMETQLDHVGGQMLRKQIERTGIFVRAGRTAEAVLGEHAVEGIVLDDGQRLAAETIVIACGVRPRREVAVASGIPVNRGILVNDALMTEVPGVYAVGECAEHRGMTYGIVAPVLEQATVLASILSGRDPTARYRGSKIYARLKVAGVEVASMGIREPELESDDVIQVLEERKDAYRKLVVRNGQLVGAMLVGNTKIAAQLVQLFDRGDSLPEDPLEALSSTCAAGGARSADRVLCNCHRVPLSTVMAAIDGGAATVEGVAEITQAGTGCGSCKSEIAQLCTLRARPAAVGE, encoded by the coding sequence GTGAAGAGCAAGAAGAAGCAACTCGCGATCATCGGCAACGGCATGGCGGCGAGCCGGCTGCTCGACGATCTCGTCGCGCGCGACGCCACCGATCGCTACGACATCACCGTGTTCGGCGAAGAGCCCGGTGGTGCGTACAACCGCGTGCTCCTCGGGCGCGTGCTCTCGGGCGAGGAGCCCGATGCCATCGTGATGAAGACGCCGCGCTGGTACGAGGATCGTGGCGTGCGTCTGGTCTCGACCGCGACGGTGACGAAGCTCGACACCGCGAGCCGTCGCCTGCAGCTGAAGAACGGCGACGAGCACCCGTACGACGTCGCGGTGATGGCGACGGGGAGCGTGCCGCTCGTGCCGCCGCTCGCGGGCGTGTTCGGGCTGGGCGGCGAGCTCAAGAAGGGCGCGTTCGTGTACCGGACGCTCGACGACTGCGCGCGCATCCGCGCGCACGTCCGGCCGGGCGACAACGCGGTGGTGCTCGGCGGCGGTCTGCTCGGGCTCGAGGCTGCGAAGGTGCTCTGCGACGCGGGGCTCCACGTGACCGTCGTGCACCTCGCGCAGGGGCTGATGGAGACGCAGCTCGATCACGTGGGTGGTCAGATGCTGCGCAAGCAGATCGAGCGCACCGGGATCTTCGTGCGCGCGGGGCGCACCGCCGAGGCGGTGCTCGGCGAGCACGCGGTCGAGGGCATCGTGCTCGACGACGGACAGCGGCTCGCGGCGGAGACGATCGTGATCGCGTGCGGCGTGCGGCCGCGCCGCGAGGTCGCGGTCGCGTCGGGGATCCCGGTGAACCGCGGCATCCTCGTGAACGACGCGCTGATGACCGAGGTGCCCGGCGTCTACGCGGTGGGCGAGTGCGCCGAGCATCGCGGCATGACGTACGGCATCGTCGCGCCGGTGCTCGAGCAGGCGACGGTGCTCGCGAGCATCCTCTCGGGGCGCGATCCCACTGCGCGGTATCGCGGCTCGAAGATCTACGCGCGCCTGAAGGTCGCGGGCGTCGAGGTCGCGTCGATGGGGATCCGCGAGCCCGAGCTCGAGAGCGACGACGTCATCCAGGTGCTCGAGGAGCGCAAGGACGCGTATCGCAAGCTCGTGGTCCGGAACGGCCAGCTCGTGGGCGCGATGCTCGTGGGCAACACGAAGATCGCCGCGCAGCTGGTGCAGCTCTTCGATCGCGGCGACTCGCTGCCCGAAGATCCGCTCGAGGCGCTCTCGTCGACGTGCGCGGCGGGCGGAGCGCGATCGGCGGATCGCGTGCTGTGCAACTGTCACCGCGTGCCGCTGAGCACGGTGATGGCGGCGATCGACGGCGGCGCGGCGACGGTGGAGGGCGTCGCCGAGATCACGCAGGCCGGCACCGGCTGCGGCTCGTGCAAGAGCGAGATCGCGCAGCTCTGCACGCTGCGCGCACGACCCGCAGCCGTCGGGGAGTGA
- a CDS encoding PaaI family thioesterase, whose translation MTHPSRDRSYRYPLPLPSPAPLLERSGLDAMRAMANGELPPPSIAATLDYTLTHVAEGEATFEGDVPDYVFNPLGSVHGGYVSTLLDSALGCAVHTTLRAGLAYTSATLEVKFLRALRPDVGRVRAEGRVVHPGTRVAVAEARLVGVRDGKLYATATSTCFVFDPLDRR comes from the coding sequence ATGACCCACCCGAGCCGAGACCGCAGCTATCGTTATCCCCTGCCGCTGCCGAGCCCCGCGCCACTGCTCGAGCGCAGCGGGCTCGACGCCATGCGCGCGATGGCGAACGGCGAGCTCCCGCCGCCGTCGATCGCCGCGACGCTCGACTACACGCTCACGCACGTCGCCGAGGGCGAGGCGACGTTCGAAGGGGACGTACCGGACTACGTCTTCAATCCGCTCGGCAGCGTGCACGGCGGCTACGTGTCGACGTTGCTCGACAGCGCGCTCGGGTGCGCGGTGCACACGACGCTCCGCGCGGGGCTCGCGTACACCTCGGCGACCCTCGAGGTGAAGTTCCTCCGCGCGCTGCGCCCCGACGTCGGTCGCGTGCGCGCGGAGGGTCGGGTCGTGCATCCCGGCACGCGCGTCGCGGTCGCCGAAGCCCGCCTCGTCGGCGTCCGCGACGGCAAGCTCTACGCGACCGCGACGTCGACGTGCTTCGTCTTCGACCCGCTCGATCGCCGCTGA